In Salisediminibacterium beveridgei, one DNA window encodes the following:
- a CDS encoding YjiH family protein: MDQNKPKSLLMFLIPSLIGVAMFMTPIPSDDGFTIPVAVLSGWLQGLLEGALPYIMTALIVISFLGSLVQKGFRPLWMDQNAFLRNLFDVSIFWVVTRLLAAVFAVLTLFELGVPAIYDPYTGGLLLYDLLPLLFTIFLFAGLFLPLLLNFGLLEFFGALLTKVMRPLFTLPGRSSIDSLTSWLGDGTIGVILTNKQYEEGFYSKREAAVIATTFSVVSITFSLVIIEEVGLSHMFFPFYLTVILAGVIAALIMPRIPPLSRKPQTYAEGKEQPDEAIPDEYKAQSFGSVKFGVDMAEKRAAGQQGVAAFFKSGGKNVLDMWLGVAPVVMAFGTIALIIAENTPFFTYLGMPFIPLLELMQIPEAAAASETMVVGFADMFLPAIFASGIESEMTRFIIGCLAVSQLVYLSEVGGVILGSKIPLNLGELFIIFIERTLITLPVIVVIAHIIF, encoded by the coding sequence ATGGACCAGAACAAACCGAAATCATTATTGATGTTTCTCATTCCCTCCCTGATCGGCGTGGCGATGTTTATGACGCCAATCCCTTCAGATGACGGGTTCACGATCCCTGTCGCAGTGCTCTCGGGCTGGCTGCAGGGACTGCTTGAAGGAGCACTTCCGTACATCATGACTGCTCTCATCGTGATCAGTTTTCTCGGAAGCCTCGTACAAAAAGGGTTCCGTCCATTGTGGATGGATCAGAACGCCTTTTTGCGAAATCTCTTTGACGTGTCCATCTTCTGGGTGGTTACCCGGCTGTTGGCAGCCGTTTTTGCTGTATTGACGCTCTTTGAACTCGGCGTTCCTGCCATTTACGACCCATATACAGGTGGACTGCTGTTGTATGATTTACTGCCGCTCTTATTTACAATCTTCCTGTTTGCCGGCCTGTTTCTGCCGCTCTTATTGAACTTCGGTCTTCTGGAGTTCTTCGGGGCGCTGCTCACCAAAGTGATGCGGCCCTTATTCACCCTGCCGGGCCGATCGTCCATCGATTCCCTGACATCATGGCTCGGAGACGGAACCATCGGGGTCATCCTGACGAACAAGCAGTATGAAGAAGGCTTCTATTCGAAACGGGAAGCGGCCGTGATTGCAACGACGTTCTCCGTTGTCTCCATTACGTTTTCACTCGTCATTATTGAAGAAGTGGGCTTGTCCCATATGTTCTTCCCGTTTTACCTGACGGTCATCTTAGCCGGTGTGATCGCTGCCTTGATTATGCCACGCATTCCACCCCTTTCCAGAAAACCGCAGACGTATGCGGAAGGGAAGGAACAGCCGGATGAAGCAATTCCTGATGAATACAAGGCGCAATCCTTCGGCTCAGTGAAATTCGGGGTGGATATGGCCGAGAAACGTGCTGCCGGTCAACAGGGTGTTGCAGCCTTCTTCAAATCCGGCGGTAAAAACGTCCTCGATATGTGGCTCGGTGTCGCACCGGTCGTCATGGCTTTCGGTACGATCGCCCTGATTATTGCGGAAAACACCCCGTTCTTTACGTATCTCGGTATGCCGTTTATTCCGCTGTTGGAGCTGATGCAGATCCCTGAAGCAGCTGCAGCATCGGAGACGATGGTGGTCGGTTTTGCGGACATGTTCCTGCCGGCGATTTTCGCAAGCGGCATTGAAAGCGAAATGACACGCTTTATCATCGGCTGTCTGGCCGTCTCCCAGCTCGTGTATTTATCGGAAGTCGGGGGAGTCATCCTCGGGTCCAAGATTCCGCTGAACCTTGGAGAACTGTTCATCATCTTCATCGAGCGAACACTCATCACCCTGCCGGTCATCGTGGTGATCGCGCATATCATTTTTTAA
- a CDS encoding aminopeptidase gives MTSLHTKIDQYAELAVKIGVNIQEGQTLVLNAPVASADFVRLVAKKAYEAGAKTVHVEWHDDDLTRIRYDLAPMASFHEFPEWKARGFEEMAENGAAFMTIKSTDPDLLSGVDGEKIAAANKASGTAMNTFRTYIQSDKVSWLVISAPSVAWAEKVFPEANGEDAINKLWEAILETVRVNTADPVAAWKQHDENLQTKARFLTDKNYKKLHYTAPGTDLEIQLPDNHVWVGGGGPNTAGVHFVANMPTEEVFTAPKADGVNGTVTNTKPLNYGGNLIDGFTLTFKDGKVVDFTAEQGEETLKNLLDSDDGARRLGEVALVPHGSPISQSGILFYNTLYDENASNHIALGSAYPTNLKGGADMNKEELEQAGLNVSITHVDFMIGSGEMNIDGVLEDGSTEPVFRNGEWAV, from the coding sequence ATGACTTCGTTACATACAAAAATTGATCAGTATGCAGAGTTAGCCGTAAAAATCGGTGTGAATATCCAGGAGGGGCAAACGCTGGTTTTGAACGCTCCGGTCGCTTCTGCGGATTTCGTCCGACTCGTCGCCAAAAAGGCCTATGAAGCCGGCGCGAAAACCGTACATGTCGAGTGGCATGACGATGACCTGACCCGGATCCGCTACGATCTCGCCCCGATGGCATCGTTTCATGAATTCCCCGAATGGAAAGCGCGCGGATTTGAAGAGATGGCCGAGAATGGTGCCGCCTTCATGACGATTAAATCCACAGATCCTGACCTCTTATCAGGCGTTGACGGGGAGAAAATCGCAGCAGCGAACAAGGCGTCGGGTACGGCGATGAACACCTTCCGTACATACATTCAATCCGATAAGGTCAGCTGGCTGGTAATCTCTGCGCCATCCGTTGCCTGGGCAGAGAAAGTCTTCCCGGAGGCCAATGGCGAGGACGCCATCAACAAATTATGGGAAGCGATTCTTGAAACGGTTCGCGTCAATACAGCGGACCCTGTCGCTGCATGGAAGCAGCACGATGAGAATCTTCAGACGAAGGCACGCTTTCTGACGGACAAGAATTACAAGAAACTGCATTATACCGCACCAGGAACGGATCTGGAGATTCAACTGCCGGACAATCACGTCTGGGTTGGCGGTGGCGGACCGAATACTGCCGGCGTTCACTTCGTGGCCAACATGCCGACGGAGGAAGTCTTTACCGCACCGAAAGCCGATGGCGTCAATGGCACGGTCACGAACACAAAACCACTCAACTACGGCGGCAACCTGATCGACGGATTCACCTTGACATTTAAAGACGGAAAGGTCGTTGATTTCACCGCCGAACAAGGGGAAGAAACTTTGAAAAACCTGCTCGATTCCGATGACGGCGCACGCCGCCTCGGTGAAGTTGCCCTCGTTCCGCACGGTTCACCGATTTCCCAGTCAGGGATCCTCTTTTACAATACGCTGTATGACGAAAATGCATCGAATCACATTGCCCTTGGCAGTGCGTATCCGACCAACCTGAAAGGTGGCGCGGATATGAACAAAGAAGAGCTCGAACAGGCAGGTCTGAATGTGAGCATCACCCACGTTGACTTCATGATCGGCTCTGGTGAAATGAATATTGATGGTGTCCTTGAAGACGGCTCGACAGAACCAGTCTTCCGTAACGGAGAATGGGCCGTTTAA
- the tnpA gene encoding IS200/IS605 family transposase, which produces MELDNNNHSVFLLYYHLVLVVKYRKEVIDNNISEYLKDHFVRLMEPKGIKLEEWNQDGDHVHVLFRSVPNVDLSKTINNYKSVSSRLVKRDFPHIKKSLWKEMFWSRSYCLLTSGGAPVETIRKYIETQGMK; this is translated from the coding sequence TTGGAATTAGATAATAATAATCATTCAGTGTTCTTGTTGTATTACCACTTAGTCTTGGTTGTTAAGTACCGAAAAGAAGTGATTGATAATAATATTTCAGAGTATTTGAAAGATCATTTCGTTCGCTTAATGGAGCCTAAGGGAATCAAATTGGAAGAGTGGAATCAAGACGGTGACCACGTTCACGTATTGTTCCGTTCGGTTCCTAATGTAGATTTGTCAAAAACAATAAACAATTACAAAAGCGTTAGTTCCCGTTTAGTAAAGCGCGACTTCCCTCATATTAAAAAGTCGCTATGGAAAGAAATGTTTTGGTCGCGCAGCTATTGTCTTTTAACTTCGGGTGGCGCACCTGTTGAAACCATTCGCAAATATATCGAAACACAAGGGATGAAGTAA
- a CDS encoding RNA-guided endonuclease InsQ/TnpB family protein produces MARKKPIKVLRKKKKTVNMQRFTQKQNIGRSTLSAREFRLLQRMSHSSKALRNVGLYTIKQKYLNENKMATTKEIDSAMKADMNYWGIQSNSVQAVRRTLLSEVKSFFEALKKWKETPEGFTGRPKFPKYSRSTAKRVIEIYQVPKVDKDGYWNIPMNTAFRKRFGPLRLRMPKNLMDKNISYIEIVPKQNDRFFEAHYVYEVPMSQMKKQQTTTKALSCDLGVDYLLSCTTNQGDAFLMNGKKLKSINQYFNKKISELKQKNIENGLSKRIVTNQIASLWRKRNLQIDGYLSQTVGLLFKQIKRLNVDTVVMGYNAGWKQESHLGKKNNQEFVQIPFHRLISAIENKCLKEGIRFVKQEESYTSKASFLDHDDIPVWSKGDNTMYSFSGKRLYRGFYRCENGQCIHADINAALNILRKSQVAEWDEKTKIKTPMIMDVQKRKAVA; encoded by the coding sequence ATGGCTAGGAAAAAACCGATTAAAGTATTGCGCAAGAAAAAGAAAACAGTCAATATGCAACGGTTCACCCAAAAACAGAACATTGGTCGCAGCACCCTTAGCGCTAGAGAGTTTCGACTTCTGCAACGCATGTCTCATAGTTCTAAGGCTTTGCGCAACGTAGGCTTATATACGATTAAACAAAAGTATTTGAATGAAAACAAAATGGCGACAACAAAAGAAATAGACAGCGCAATGAAGGCCGATATGAACTATTGGGGCATTCAATCCAACTCCGTACAAGCGGTTCGAAGAACCTTACTCAGTGAAGTAAAGAGCTTCTTCGAAGCGTTAAAGAAGTGGAAAGAAACCCCTGAAGGTTTCACAGGTCGCCCAAAGTTCCCAAAGTATTCTCGTTCCACGGCTAAACGTGTCATCGAAATCTATCAAGTTCCCAAAGTGGATAAGGACGGGTATTGGAATATTCCAATGAATACTGCTTTCAGAAAACGTTTTGGTCCCTTGAGACTGCGAATGCCAAAGAATTTAATGGATAAAAACATTTCTTACATTGAAATTGTGCCAAAGCAAAACGATCGGTTCTTTGAGGCTCATTATGTATACGAAGTACCTATGTCTCAAATGAAGAAACAACAAACGACGACAAAAGCTTTGAGTTGCGATTTAGGTGTAGATTATCTTCTTAGTTGTACAACGAATCAAGGAGACGCCTTTTTGATGAATGGAAAGAAGTTAAAATCCATCAATCAGTACTTCAACAAAAAGATAAGCGAATTAAAACAGAAAAACATCGAAAACGGCTTGTCGAAACGCATAGTGACAAACCAAATCGCTTCTCTTTGGCGTAAACGAAATCTCCAAATAGACGGCTACCTTTCACAAACCGTAGGTTTGTTGTTCAAACAGATAAAACGACTGAACGTCGATACCGTGGTAATGGGTTATAATGCCGGTTGGAAACAAGAATCGCATTTAGGGAAGAAAAACAATCAAGAGTTCGTACAAATTCCTTTCCACAGATTGATTTCGGCTATTGAGAACAAGTGTCTCAAGGAAGGCATCCGTTTCGTTAAGCAGGAAGAGAGCTACACGTCTAAAGCTAGTTTTCTGGATCATGACGATATTCCGGTTTGGTCAAAAGGCGATAACACGATGTACTCCTTTAGTGGGAAGCGTCTATATCGCGGCTTCTATCGCTGTGAAAATGGACAATGCATCCATGCCGACATTAATGCAGCATTAAATATCCTTCGGAAATCTCAAGTAGCAGAATGGGATGAAAAAACGAAAATAAAAACGCCCATGATCATGGACGTTCAAAAACGTAAAGCTGTTGCTTAG
- a CDS encoding YojF family protein, with translation MKPIEPITIQRQLDLWIDTPLYVHLETTNGAYASHKNAGMLSAGAFFRNAEIRYERAKITGEGPYRAGLETEMGWLYAEGLTDWTMQDEDTMLLAGHDDVGKLAVSLQLSKHPFVK, from the coding sequence ATGAAACCGATTGAACCGATTACCATCCAGCGACAGCTTGATCTGTGGATCGATACCCCCTTATACGTCCACCTCGAAACCACAAATGGGGCCTATGCCAGTCATAAAAATGCCGGAATGCTGTCGGCCGGTGCATTTTTCAGAAATGCCGAAATCCGCTATGAACGAGCCAAAATAACCGGCGAAGGGCCATACCGCGCAGGTCTTGAAACCGAAATGGGCTGGCTCTATGCCGAAGGACTGACCGACTGGACGATGCAAGATGAGGACACGATGCTCCTCGCCGGGCATGATGATGTTGGCAAACTCGCTGTTTCTTTACAGCTAAGCAAGCACCCGTTTGTAAAATAA
- a CDS encoding methyl-accepting chemotaxis protein, producing the protein MIKSVKGKLVIFTSGLVILTMVLTSLLIYFQLSAGIEESADETAVATMEDAERFIEAYMGKYGVTTTLFAEDERTQEYAEEDYIPSEGNALWNAISTGHVAFMDEEPGAQLVYLGTESGTMMTSPEVDLPEDFDPRGRPWYEDAVASQGEVIWTDPYVDVDTEELIITVARTIETPAGNIAGVQGIDLSLNEMVTILQQADVPFNGELGIIAPNKTMIAHTDEAMVGLDVMDSDTLSRIPGSQGEDGRFTSAGQSFFYSDVEAFDWQLVTSYEDSELYSELVTTRNTFIVIGIVSVLVAIGASYVAAAKLTRPISSLHTHVKRMAKGDFSHQLNAEGNDELAQLGHSVNDMTRELRELISSIQESAKDTRDMSEDLSAVAEESVATSDDMAGAVDEVAQGAARQAEDIDQTNREMSGLVEQVNQATDRAEMMSNLSHDMKASNEAGIHQVETLETRTKDTGVLFDEVNEAIGQLTSKVNDIGTVVDTISEFADQTNLLALNASIEAARAGEHGKGFAVVADEVRKLAEQSMSATGKIKSTLDEVGAETKEVEKAMKRANTMRDEQRQAVTDTNESFTSIVKTIEHLTQTLDELAKDLDGVNVKKNQIVDLIASVAEVAEGAAATAEEVSASSAEQIKAIDSVGKNAERLSDLSTELQEKTNRFIITRQEDSI; encoded by the coding sequence ATGATAAAGTCAGTGAAGGGCAAGCTAGTGATTTTCACCAGTGGCCTTGTGATTTTGACCATGGTCTTGACGTCACTGCTGATCTATTTCCAGCTCAGCGCTGGAATCGAAGAATCAGCAGATGAAACCGCAGTGGCAACCATGGAGGATGCAGAACGGTTTATTGAAGCCTATATGGGGAAATACGGAGTGACGACAACGCTGTTTGCGGAAGATGAACGCACGCAGGAATACGCGGAAGAAGATTACATACCCTCAGAGGGAAATGCGTTATGGAACGCGATATCGACGGGTCATGTGGCCTTTATGGACGAAGAACCAGGGGCACAGCTCGTATACTTAGGCACCGAAAGCGGTACGATGATGACGTCGCCGGAGGTTGATCTGCCAGAGGACTTTGATCCACGCGGTCGTCCCTGGTATGAGGATGCCGTCGCATCGCAAGGGGAAGTGATCTGGACGGATCCTTACGTGGACGTTGATACAGAAGAACTGATCATCACCGTCGCACGGACGATCGAGACCCCGGCAGGCAATATTGCCGGGGTGCAGGGAATCGACTTATCATTGAATGAAATGGTCACGATTCTCCAACAGGCAGATGTCCCTTTTAACGGTGAACTCGGGATTATAGCTCCGAACAAGACGATGATTGCACACACGGATGAAGCCATGGTCGGACTTGATGTCATGGACAGTGACACGCTCTCGCGTATCCCGGGTTCCCAAGGGGAAGACGGACGATTCACATCAGCAGGTCAATCGTTCTTTTATTCGGATGTGGAAGCCTTCGACTGGCAGCTGGTAACGTCTTACGAGGACAGCGAGCTTTACTCAGAACTTGTCACGACACGAAACACATTCATCGTTATCGGAATTGTGTCCGTGCTGGTGGCGATTGGCGCCTCCTACGTTGCAGCCGCGAAGTTGACGCGCCCGATCTCGTCTTTACATACCCACGTAAAGCGCATGGCAAAAGGGGATTTCAGTCATCAGCTGAACGCTGAAGGAAACGATGAACTCGCTCAGTTGGGTCATTCAGTCAATGATATGACCCGGGAATTACGGGAATTGATTTCGTCCATCCAGGAATCTGCCAAAGATACCCGGGACATGTCTGAAGACCTCAGTGCAGTGGCAGAGGAATCTGTTGCCACAAGTGACGATATGGCTGGTGCCGTGGATGAAGTGGCGCAAGGTGCTGCCAGGCAGGCAGAGGACATCGATCAGACAAATCGGGAAATGAGCGGTCTGGTCGAACAGGTGAATCAGGCAACCGATCGGGCGGAAATGATGTCGAATCTCTCCCATGATATGAAGGCATCCAATGAAGCCGGCATTCATCAGGTGGAGACCCTGGAGACCCGGACAAAAGACACAGGGGTATTGTTTGATGAAGTGAATGAAGCGATCGGACAGCTAACATCGAAAGTCAACGACATTGGAACCGTGGTGGATACGATTTCCGAATTTGCCGATCAGACTAACCTCCTGGCGTTGAATGCGTCGATTGAGGCAGCACGCGCAGGGGAACATGGAAAAGGGTTCGCTGTCGTTGCCGATGAAGTACGGAAACTCGCGGAACAGTCCATGTCTGCAACAGGAAAGATCAAAAGCACTTTGGATGAAGTCGGTGCAGAAACAAAAGAAGTGGAAAAAGCGATGAAACGTGCAAACACGATGCGAGACGAACAGCGTCAGGCGGTTACGGACACAAACGAATCCTTCACGAGCATCGTCAAGACCATCGAACACCTCACACAGACGCTGGATGAATTAGCCAAAGACCTGGACGGAGTCAACGTGAAGAAGAACCAGATCGTTGATTTGATCGCCAGTGTTGCAGAAGTGGCTGAGGGAGCTGCGGCAACGGCTGAGGAAGTATCCGCCTCTTCTGCGGAACAGATCAAGGCCATTGACTCCGTCGGAAAGAACGCCGAACGGCTCAGTGATTTGAGCACTGAATTACAGGAGAAAACAAACCGCTTTATCATCACTAGGCAAGAAGACTCCATCTGA
- the bshB2 gene encoding bacillithiol biosynthesis deacetylase BshB2: MADQQLLVVLPHPDDEAFGVAGTILAHKAQGNDVTYICLTLGEMGRNMGNPVFANRETLPEVRRQELEEACSRLGIEDLRRFGMRDKTVEFADQNALVERIFDVMEDVRPSRVITFYPGFAVHPDHDATGLATALAVKKLPKHERPTVWAIAFKEGSEEIIGEPDNVRDVSAFAEEKLHVIDAHKSQTSGVIEVMKAQYQEGDEEIIRRMTTEQFWTLDVDQF, from the coding sequence ATGGCAGACCAACAGCTGCTGGTGGTTCTTCCGCATCCGGATGATGAAGCATTCGGTGTTGCAGGGACAATCCTGGCACATAAAGCACAAGGAAATGACGTAACCTATATTTGTCTGACACTGGGGGAAATGGGCCGGAACATGGGGAATCCCGTTTTCGCCAATCGTGAAACCCTCCCGGAAGTGAGAAGGCAAGAGCTTGAAGAAGCCTGCAGCCGTCTGGGTATCGAAGACTTAAGACGATTTGGGATGCGGGATAAAACGGTGGAATTCGCGGATCAGAATGCACTGGTCGAACGAATTTTTGATGTCATGGAAGATGTCCGCCCCAGCCGTGTGATTACTTTTTATCCCGGCTTTGCCGTTCACCCGGATCACGATGCTACAGGGCTCGCCACGGCACTGGCGGTGAAAAAGCTTCCAAAACATGAACGCCCGACTGTATGGGCGATCGCCTTCAAGGAAGGGTCTGAAGAGATCATTGGCGAACCGGATAACGTGCGCGATGTCAGCGCCTTTGCAGAGGAAAAACTGCACGTCATCGATGCACATAAATCCCAGACATCCGGGGTGATTGAAGTAATGAAGGCCCAGTATCAGGAAGGTGACGAAGAGATCATCCGCCGCATGACGACGGAACAATTCTGGACATTGGACGTGGATCAATTTTGA
- a CDS encoding aminoimidazole riboside kinase, whose product MTKGIISLGEALIDFIPLDDNNENFKKSPGGAPANVAVGLARLGAKSGFLGKVGDDVLGRFMKDTLESYGVDVAHMSLTKDTRTGVVFVTLGEGGERSFEFYIDPSADRFLTEEEAEAVDYAGYNVLHFGSISLISEPAKSATKKAVQLAKEKGLIISYDPNLRLGLWSSENHAREEIKSMLGAADVVKISEEELEFLTGENEIEPGIQALSDFDIPMIIVTLGADGSYIFMQGQDAVQAAAMKVQAVDTTGAGDAFVSGILYQLSEGDKAVTAYSREEALAMAKFASVSGGLAASTKGAMTALPTLGQVKDTVGKFNQ is encoded by the coding sequence ATGACAAAAGGAATCATCAGCCTCGGGGAGGCACTCATCGATTTTATCCCGTTGGACGACAACAATGAAAACTTCAAAAAAAGCCCGGGAGGCGCCCCGGCGAATGTGGCGGTGGGTCTTGCCAGGTTGGGAGCGAAGTCCGGTTTTCTCGGGAAAGTCGGCGATGATGTACTGGGCCGGTTTATGAAAGACACCCTGGAAAGCTACGGGGTGGACGTAGCCCATATGTCACTTACAAAAGACACACGGACCGGAGTTGTGTTTGTCACACTCGGTGAAGGCGGGGAACGGAGCTTTGAATTTTATATCGATCCAAGCGCGGACCGTTTTTTGACGGAAGAAGAAGCGGAAGCTGTGGATTATGCAGGCTATAACGTCCTTCATTTCGGTTCCATCAGTCTGATCAGTGAACCGGCGAAATCCGCTACGAAAAAGGCCGTTCAGCTGGCGAAGGAGAAGGGATTGATTATTTCCTACGATCCGAATCTCCGGCTTGGACTGTGGTCTTCGGAAAATCACGCAAGAGAGGAAATCAAAAGTATGCTCGGTGCGGCGGATGTCGTGAAGATTTCCGAAGAGGAACTTGAATTTTTGACCGGGGAAAACGAGATCGAACCGGGAATCCAGGCGCTTTCGGACTTTGACATTCCGATGATCATCGTGACCCTCGGAGCCGATGGCAGCTACATCTTCATGCAAGGACAGGACGCGGTTCAGGCAGCGGCGATGAAAGTTCAGGCTGTGGATACAACAGGGGCTGGTGATGCCTTCGTATCAGGGATATTGTACCAGCTCAGTGAAGGCGACAAAGCGGTCACGGCATACAGCAGGGAAGAAGCCTTGGCAATGGCGAAATTTGCTTCTGTGTCAGGTGGACTGGCTGCTTCGACCAAAGGGGCGATGACTGCATTGCCGACTCTCGGACAGGTGAAAGATACCGTCGGGAAATTCAATCAGTAA
- a CDS encoding LTA synthase family protein, protein MKQFITNNRLMVSLMTVLWLKTFIVSTLTFDLPINRFLEMVVFIVNPLAFLLIVFSIGLLFSKKMQPWFFFITSALISGILYGNAVHYREFLDIITLPMLVMGGNMGDLSTSIAKLLHWYDPLFFIDLAVIGYLYRKKTEWFTMTQVSFRKGRKAFFAVAVIALTIVASGQVVQSEERAHSFNRDNVIKSMGLYNFYVYDAYIHLATATQTVFSEKDDWTEIQEHLEESYVEPNQEFQGIAEGRNVVMISLESVEDFVINETLNGEEITPFLNELIEDSFYFDNVYDQTGQGKTSDAEFMMHNSLYPLGRGAVFHAAMENEFHPLLKQLGERGYESASFHANDITFYNRDLMYEQLYYDFYIEEEDYDITDDIDVGWGMLDIDFFEQSMPYLEDMDQPFFAKFLTLTNHFPYELNEENHFIDRHDSDSEIVNRYFPTVRYTDEAIRLFFEDMKDAGLYDDTIFVLYGDHYGIAETHYEELSSYLGYEVTPDEAVKLDQVPVIIHIPGEEDVTFDSSTVGGQVDVLPTVLNLMGIDDEEMYMFGSDLLAEDRDEFAVLRNGDVVTDEVIYTKEICFDAEDGSEKPFEDCQEAFEFGQKELDFSDRIINGDLLRFDPEQLDP, encoded by the coding sequence GTGAAACAATTTATTACGAATAACCGGCTGATGGTTTCACTGATGACTGTGCTGTGGTTAAAAACCTTTATTGTATCCACATTAACTTTTGACCTGCCCATCAACCGTTTCCTGGAGATGGTTGTCTTTATCGTGAACCCGTTGGCGTTTTTGTTGATAGTATTCAGTATCGGCCTTTTATTTTCGAAAAAGATGCAACCTTGGTTTTTCTTCATCACCAGTGCCCTGATTTCCGGAATTCTATACGGGAATGCGGTTCATTACCGGGAATTCCTCGATATCATCACCCTTCCGATGCTCGTGATGGGCGGGAATATGGGTGATCTGTCCACCAGTATTGCAAAGCTCCTTCATTGGTATGATCCTTTATTTTTCATTGACCTTGCAGTGATTGGCTATTTGTATAGGAAAAAAACGGAATGGTTTACGATGACGCAGGTGTCCTTTCGAAAAGGAAGAAAAGCTTTCTTTGCTGTGGCTGTGATCGCTTTGACCATCGTTGCATCCGGCCAGGTCGTCCAATCGGAAGAACGTGCCCACTCTTTTAACCGGGATAATGTCATTAAATCAATGGGTCTTTATAATTTTTATGTCTACGACGCTTATATTCATCTCGCGACGGCTACCCAGACGGTCTTTTCCGAAAAGGATGACTGGACTGAAATCCAGGAGCATCTGGAGGAGTCTTACGTTGAACCGAACCAGGAATTTCAGGGTATTGCCGAAGGGCGCAACGTCGTGATGATTTCATTGGAATCCGTCGAGGATTTCGTGATCAATGAGACGCTGAACGGAGAAGAGATCACGCCGTTTTTAAACGAATTGATTGAAGACAGTTTTTATTTTGACAATGTCTACGATCAGACCGGACAGGGGAAGACATCCGATGCAGAATTCATGATGCATAATTCCCTTTATCCTCTCGGACGCGGAGCGGTTTTCCATGCGGCAATGGAAAATGAGTTTCACCCGCTGTTAAAGCAGCTCGGTGAAAGAGGGTATGAATCCGCCTCTTTTCATGCCAATGACATCACCTTTTACAACCGCGATCTGATGTATGAGCAGCTGTACTATGACTTCTATATTGAAGAAGAGGATTATGACATTACTGATGACATCGATGTCGGCTGGGGTATGCTGGATATTGATTTCTTTGAACAGTCCATGCCGTATCTTGAAGATATGGATCAGCCGTTTTTTGCCAAGTTCCTGACGTTGACGAACCATTTCCCGTACGAACTCAACGAGGAAAATCATTTCATCGATCGGCATGACTCGGACAGTGAAATCGTCAACCGCTACTTTCCAACCGTCCGGTACACGGATGAAGCCATTCGGCTCTTTTTTGAAGACATGAAAGACGCCGGCCTTTATGATGATACGATCTTTGTCCTTTACGGTGACCATTATGGCATCGCAGAAACGCACTACGAGGAACTTTCTTCGTATCTTGGTTATGAAGTAACACCGGACGAAGCCGTCAAACTCGATCAGGTGCCGGTGATTATTCACATCCCAGGTGAAGAAGATGTCACCTTTGACTCGTCAACGGTCGGCGGTCAGGTGGATGTGTTACCGACCGTTCTGAATCTGATGGGGATAGACGATGAGGAGATGTATATGTTCGGCTCAGATTTACTGGCAGAAGATCGTGATGAATTTGCTGTCCTGAGAAACGGTGACGTGGTTACTGACGAGGTCATCTATACGAAGGAAATCTGCTTTGATGCAGAGGACGGCAGTGAGAAGCCGTTTGAAGACTGTCAGGAGGCCTTTGAGTTCGGACAAAAGGAACTGGATTTTTCGGATCGGATCATCAATGGGGATTTGCTTCGCTTTGATCCCGAGCAATTGGACCCGTAA